The following proteins come from a genomic window of Montipora foliosa isolate CH-2021 chromosome 2, ASM3666993v2, whole genome shotgun sequence:
- the LOC137993668 gene encoding short transient receptor potential channel 6-like isoform X2, translated as MFRELLETVTQDVEANPDNVNEHPLQVNNTLENEVVNGGQKKGYRKQLLEALDKEDPDEVLELIRVDGFRNKQNAETLKTLNDTAKDEQQRMENFDEEEREWIKILSNPLYISLKWFWRIYTIPSGKESEEQDVIVSALRDSRLLQMIAGNDLHQHNKEYQGRADEIEEFAIAVVEGSTHEQLLDIMDTQGGGCLKQKKSENFSQSLGVLKIAADLERIKNHRHCSQSKEWVILGFVVGLLVQEFLEFWREGYFIYFSKWWNVVDTMIILLFASAYSIWLTSFAYYGKQWKPEKTSFIIADVFFSSGIVVAFFHLTHAFQVDSVLGPLQLSLYRMLRDVWKFLLLFLLLYISFATGLTKMYSYYVASQIKLEQRNMTHHEKWHPYADHVNTGRDLFWLFLGVFDENKIVVKDPAFHAVSLVGHLFIIVYAVCMVIVALNMLIAMMSKSFEDIKEDSDIWKFSRTRMWLESIDKGNVLPAPVNLIYYGLKIICTVIKWFIKCSSQGGEQQGRQPSEAHEHRLKTMKRLVMKFLKERYKKHPVSVGQRTRVQTT; from the exons ATGTTTCGGGAACTTCTCGAAACCGTTACTCAAGACGTTGAGGCAAACCCAGACAACGTTAATGAGCATCCTTTGCAGGTCAACAATACCTTAGAGAACGAAGTGGTTAATGGCGGTCAAAAAAAGGGGTACAGGAAGCAGCTTCTGGAAGCCCTCGACAAGGAAGACCCTGACGAAGTATTGGAGTTAATACGAGTCGACGGTTTCCGTAATAAACAGAACGCCGAGACACTTAAAACCCTAAACGATACTGCAAAAGATGAGCAGCAAAGAATGGAAAACTTTGACGAAGAGGAAAGAGAGTGGATCAAAATACTCTCCAATCCGCTGTACATCAGCTTGAAGTGGTTCTGGAGGATCTACACGATCCCGAGTGGAAAAGAAAGTGAAGAGCAAGACGTGATTGTTTCCGCTTTACGAGATTCGCGTCTTCTTCAAATGATTGCTGGTAACGATCTTCACCAACACAACAAAGAATACCAAGGGCGAGCAGATGAAATTGAAGAATTTGCCATAGCTGTTGTCGAAGGAAGCACACACGAACAACTGCTTGACATAATGGATACGCAAGGAGGAGGGtgtttaaagcaaaaaaaatctgAGAACTTCAGCCAAAGTTTAGGCGTCCTTAAGATTGCCGCTGACTTGGAAAGGATAAAG AATCACAGGCACTGTTCGCAGAgcaaag AGTGGGTCATCCTTGGATTTGTGGTTGGCCTTCTTGTGCAAGAATTCCTGGAGTTCTGGAGAGAAGGATATTTCATTTActtttcaaaatggtggaatGTTGTGGACACGATGATCATCCTCCTCTTTGCGTCTGCTTATTCTATATGGCTTACTTCCTTCGCCTACTATGGCAAACAATGGAAACCTGAGAAAACTTCATTCATCATTGCAGATGTCTTCTTCTCAAGCGGCATCGTCGTGGCATTCTTTCATTTAACACATGCCTTTCAG GTGGACTCCGTCCTAGGTCCCTTGCAGCTTTCGCTGTACAGAATGCTTCGAGACGTTTGGAAATTTCTTCTGTTGTTTCTTCTGCTCTATATATCCTTTGCCACCGGATTGACCAAGATGTATTCCTACTACGTTGCGTCTCAGATCAAACTAGAACAGCGGAACATGACCCATCACGAAAAGTGGCATCCTTACGCCGA CCATGTGAATACGGGACGTGACCTGTTTTGGTTGTTTCTTGGTGTCttcgacgaaaacaaaatagttgTGAAAGATCCTGCTTTTCACGCCGTTTCTTTGGTTGGTCATCTTTTCATCATTGTGTACGCTGTCTGCATGGTGATCGTCGCCCTCAACATGTTAATCGCCATGATGAGCAAATCTTTTGAAGATATCAAG GAAGATTCAGACATTTGGAAGTTCTCCAGAACTCGAATGTGGCTTGAAAGCATTGATAAAGGCAACGTGCTACCAGCGCCTGTGAACCTCATTTACTACGGTCTTAAGATTATATGCACGGTCATAAAATGGTTTATCAAGTGTAGTTCTCAAGGG GGTGAGCAACAGGGAAGGCAACCTTCGGAGGCGCACGAG CACCGATTGAAGACAATGAAAAGACTGGTGATGAAATTTCTTAAAGAACGCTACAAGAAGCATCCTGTGAGTGTTGGCCAAAGGACCCGTGTACAGACCACCTAA
- the LOC137993668 gene encoding short transient receptor potential channel 6-like isoform X1, with the protein MFRELLETVTQDVEANPDNVNEHPLQVNNTLENEVVNGGQKKGYRKQLLEALDKEDPDEVLELIRVDGFRNKQNAETLKTLNDTAKDEQQRMENFDEEEREWIKILSNPLYISLKWFWRIYTIPSGKESEEQDVIVSALRDSRLLQMIAGNDLHQHNKEYQGRADEIEEFAIAVVEGSTHEQLLDIMDTQGGGCLKQKKSENFSQSLGVLKIAADLERIKFVASDKCQATLNEVIYFQWRGWQKKNRTPKILWSIVQLLLFTIPGIPLFYMILRLSKEFCGVIATHQECRPGMEMGEGQRGCCEDFRLLFEHPYSKFVNHIMFYLVFLGFLIAASFEEEFGTTDTGLVWIEWVILGFVVGLLVQEFLEFWREGYFIYFSKWWNVVDTMIILLFASAYSIWLTSFAYYGKQWKPEKTSFIIADVFFSSGIVVAFFHLTHAFQVDSVLGPLQLSLYRMLRDVWKFLLLFLLLYISFATGLTKMYSYYVASQIKLEQRNMTHHEKWHPYADHVNTGRDLFWLFLGVFDENKIVVKDPAFHAVSLVGHLFIIVYAVCMVIVALNMLIAMMSKSFEDIKEDSDIWKFSRTRMWLESIDKGNVLPAPVNLIYYGLKIICTVIKWFIKCSSQGGEQQGRQPSEAHEHRLKTMKRLVMKFLKERYKKHPVSVGQRTRVQTT; encoded by the exons ATGTTTCGGGAACTTCTCGAAACCGTTACTCAAGACGTTGAGGCAAACCCAGACAACGTTAATGAGCATCCTTTGCAGGTCAACAATACCTTAGAGAACGAAGTGGTTAATGGCGGTCAAAAAAAGGGGTACAGGAAGCAGCTTCTGGAAGCCCTCGACAAGGAAGACCCTGACGAAGTATTGGAGTTAATACGAGTCGACGGTTTCCGTAATAAACAGAACGCCGAGACACTTAAAACCCTAAACGATACTGCAAAAGATGAGCAGCAAAGAATGGAAAACTTTGACGAAGAGGAAAGAGAGTGGATCAAAATACTCTCCAATCCGCTGTACATCAGCTTGAAGTGGTTCTGGAGGATCTACACGATCCCGAGTGGAAAAGAAAGTGAAGAGCAAGACGTGATTGTTTCCGCTTTACGAGATTCGCGTCTTCTTCAAATGATTGCTGGTAACGATCTTCACCAACACAACAAAGAATACCAAGGGCGAGCAGATGAAATTGAAGAATTTGCCATAGCTGTTGTCGAAGGAAGCACACACGAACAACTGCTTGACATAATGGATACGCAAGGAGGAGGGtgtttaaagcaaaaaaaatctgAGAACTTCAGCCAAAGTTTAGGCGTCCTTAAGATTGCCGCTGACTTGGAAAGGATAAAG tttgtggCGAGTGACAAATGCCAGGCTACCCTCAACGAGGTCATTTACTTCCAGTGGCGAGGTTGGCAGAAGAAGAACCGAACACCAAAAATTCTATGGTCTATCGTCCAGCTGCTGCTTTTCACCATTCCCGGTATTCCTCTCTTCTATATGATATTGCGATTGTCTAAGGAATTCTGTGGAGTGATTGCGACTCACCAGGAATGCCGACCCGGTATGGAAATGGGAGAAGGACAGAGAGGATGCTGCGAGGATTTTCGACTGTTGTTCGAGCATCCCTATTCCAAGTTTGTCAACCACATCATGTTTTACTTGGTTTTTCTCGGCTTCTTGATCGCAGCATCGTTTGAGGAAGAGTTTGGAACAACAGACACAGGACTAGTGTGGATCG AGTGGGTCATCCTTGGATTTGTGGTTGGCCTTCTTGTGCAAGAATTCCTGGAGTTCTGGAGAGAAGGATATTTCATTTActtttcaaaatggtggaatGTTGTGGACACGATGATCATCCTCCTCTTTGCGTCTGCTTATTCTATATGGCTTACTTCCTTCGCCTACTATGGCAAACAATGGAAACCTGAGAAAACTTCATTCATCATTGCAGATGTCTTCTTCTCAAGCGGCATCGTCGTGGCATTCTTTCATTTAACACATGCCTTTCAG GTGGACTCCGTCCTAGGTCCCTTGCAGCTTTCGCTGTACAGAATGCTTCGAGACGTTTGGAAATTTCTTCTGTTGTTTCTTCTGCTCTATATATCCTTTGCCACCGGATTGACCAAGATGTATTCCTACTACGTTGCGTCTCAGATCAAACTAGAACAGCGGAACATGACCCATCACGAAAAGTGGCATCCTTACGCCGA CCATGTGAATACGGGACGTGACCTGTTTTGGTTGTTTCTTGGTGTCttcgacgaaaacaaaatagttgTGAAAGATCCTGCTTTTCACGCCGTTTCTTTGGTTGGTCATCTTTTCATCATTGTGTACGCTGTCTGCATGGTGATCGTCGCCCTCAACATGTTAATCGCCATGATGAGCAAATCTTTTGAAGATATCAAG GAAGATTCAGACATTTGGAAGTTCTCCAGAACTCGAATGTGGCTTGAAAGCATTGATAAAGGCAACGTGCTACCAGCGCCTGTGAACCTCATTTACTACGGTCTTAAGATTATATGCACGGTCATAAAATGGTTTATCAAGTGTAGTTCTCAAGGG GGTGAGCAACAGGGAAGGCAACCTTCGGAGGCGCACGAG CACCGATTGAAGACAATGAAAAGACTGGTGATGAAATTTCTTAAAGAACGCTACAAGAAGCATCCTGTGAGTGTTGGCCAAAGGACCCGTGTACAGACCACCTAA